The Megalobrama amblycephala isolate DHTTF-2021 linkage group LG1, ASM1881202v1, whole genome shotgun sequence genome segment ggccatctttgattCACCTCTAtttcagtcatgtgactgcagctCCTGATATCTCTGAATGAGGAAACCAATcaaaattctccaaagctgttgaCTAAGATAATgattaaatgtcatatttgaaatcaccaatgaaatctgacaacaactgcaTCATTAATGTGTTTTCTTCTGCtcaaatagtgttaaaaaactttatttttcaggctgaTCAGCAAAAACACTGACTATAGCAACTATAGCAACCAGAGCTTCCAGCAGCTTcagtgatgcgatgactttatcaatcactGATTGGCTCTTTTGTTTgaactttctcccattcatagtaataCGAGTGTTTTCTATATTACATAATCTTTctatatgttatatattattatttgtcaCAGACTCATTTACTTTTCTGTTCAACAGTTCCTCTGTATTAGATTCAATCCAAACTCTCtaattgaacattaaaacaacaaaacatgtaAAAACACTGAAATGAACGACAGCACAGAGAGACAAACGTTCAGCATTAATGAAAATAGATCAACTGTGTAACACATAATTAgtataattatgcataattatttttttacagtgtgtgtcaGTCAGTGTTGTTTAATGTGACACAGAGACACTGAAGAGTCTGAATAATAAACCATAAATCCAGCACAGAGGGGTTGatcagtgaatgtgtgtgtgaatgtgtgtaagtgtgtgagtgtgtgtgtgtcagagacgctgtagaaggacagagtgccGGCCGACACGTCCACAAACATTCCTGCTCTCTTACTGACTGAAGAAGAAGATACGACAGTTTCCTTCTTATTGTGACGGACAGTGAATCTGTGATCAGAGCAGATCAGACTCCAGGACTTCTCATTCAGTCCAAACACACAGTCACTCCCTCCTTTCCTCTTGATTCCTTTATAAGCCACTGATATTTCAGCATCTCCACTCCATTcagcctcccagtaacagcgtccagtcagagTCTCTCCACACAGAACCTGTTCCCACAcatcaaatctctctggatgatcaggatacgactgATACTGTCCCACACGCGTCACCTTCCTGTTCTCCTCAGACAGAACGAGTTCAGGGTTcactgtgtttggatccagtgtgAGATCACAGGCGTCTGAACACAAGAACAACATTTACAaagatatattatattatattatcaataatattatattattataaagattGTCAAGAGAAACTCTGAGCAGAAAGATTGAAGAAGAGCAACATTTACAACAACAAACACTCAAACTGTGAGATTGACAACTTACATTTGTGTAATCCTGGTGTCATCCTGAACTCTCCTCCGTGATCCACtctagaaacacacacacacacacacacacacacacacacacacacacagagagagagagagagagagagagagagtgtctATTAAAGTCTGTATTTCACAAACACAGAGAAATTTATCTTTTTAAGACCTAACAGTTGACATAGCAACCATtcagagcaccctagcaaccgtacAGCAGCATTAATAAGCCAAATGAGGATTGGCTCTATTGATTCGGGTGAACAACCAGTCTATAAACCTGATGAGAGCTTCGCTCACCATAGCAACCATACAgattaccctagcaaccgtgtAGGAACATGAAAAGTGTATTAGAAAATACATAGCAACTAACTGGGacacatagcaaccacccaggatACCCTAACAAACACCTAGTACttccctagcaaccatccagaatacCTAAGCATCTGCCTAgtaacaccctagaaaccattAAAGACACCCTAGAAACCATCTAAAAATGCCTTACCAACCACAAagcaacactctagcaaccacctggaacatcttagcaactgcctagtaATGCCCTAGCAAACACCTAAAATAtactagcaaccacctagcagccactcagaacaccctagcaaccacctagcaactcCCTAACAAActctcagaacaccctagcaaccgcctaataaccacacagaacaccctagcaactgtggGATGAAATGAATAAGCCATTTCTCAGCATCAGAACATTGTagcatgctaattcatgttagcgaTGTGGTAAAACAAATCAggatcatgctagcaacatgctcaTTTTTGTTAGCGATGTGGTAAAACAAGTTAGgatcatgttaacaacatgttaattctTGTTAGCGATGTGGTAAAACAACTTAGgctcatgctagcaacatgctaatttttTTTAGCGATGTGGTAAAACAAGTTAggatcatgctagcaacatgttaattcttGTTACCGATGTGGTAAAACAAGTTAGGATCATGCTagtaacatgctaattcatgttagcgaTGTGGTAAAACAAGTTAGgatcatgctaacaacatgctaattcttGTTAGTGATGTGGTAAAACAAGTTAGGATCttgctagcaaaatgctaatttttgTTAGCGATGTAGTAAAACAAGTTAgaatcatgttaacaacatgttaattctTGTTAGCGATGTGGTAAAACAAGTTAGgatcatgctagcaaaatgctaattcatgttagcgaTGTGGTAAAACAagttagcatcatgctagcaacattcTAATTCATGTTAACGATGTGTTAAAACAAGTTAggatcatgctagcaacattcTAATTTTTGTTAGCGACGTGGTAAAACAAGTTAGGATAATGCTAGCAACaggctaattcatgttagcgaTGTGGTAAAACAAGTTAGGATcttgctagcaacatgctaatttttGTTAGCGATGTAGTAAAACAAGTTAGGATcttgctaacaacatgctaattcatgttagcgaTGTGTTAAAACAAGTTAGGATCATGCAAGCAACATGGTAATTTTTGTTAACGATGTGGTAAAACAAGTTAGGATAATGCTAGCAAAaggctaattcatgttagcgaTGTGGTAAAACAAGTTAGGATCATgcaagcaacatgctaatttttGTTAGCGATGTGGTAAAACAAGTTAGGATcttgctaacaacatgctaattcatgttagcgaTGTGTTAAAACAAGTTAggatcatgctagcaacatgctaattcatgttagcgaTGTGTTAAAACAAGTTAGGATCATGTTAACAAAATGCTAATTCTTGTTAACAATGTGGTAAAACataaattaacatgttgctagcatgatccTAACTTGTTTTACCacattgttaaaatgttttagaatgCCACAATGTTCTGATGCTGAGAAAtggcttattcatttcattgGTACCAGTGTGAAGGGCATGAAAGTGTCTCTGAGGTCATCTCAGGTTTCAATCGGTTCTCCAGGACATGAAGTCCATTGCGTAACTGTTGCAAAGTATATTCTTTTGCCTTTCCCCTCGATGTTGAAAGCCTGACTTGAGCTGTAGACAAACTGTTCAAATTCTACTGGCTGTGCAATCTTCAGTATCTGTGCCAACtgtcttctgtttttttttttttttagtatacaGTATACAGCGATCAGGCTCGCACACACACTGCACTTAATGTTCCAGGCAGGAGCACACTTACGTCATATACAacgtatatatttttgtatggaagaaaacaggaagaaatgcACTTTCACTAAGATACTGCCaaatatatttatcatttatagCAGCAATTTTCACTTGCACATATCAGAGGATTATTGCAAAAGTAGCTGACGTTAACGGAGGAATTTACAGCTTTACTCACAAACTACAATTCCTGTTCATCAATAAGGTGAGATCCAGACCCTCTATAAACCTAAATACAATGaaagtccctttaagaaaagtcatttcactcggcagccatctttgaaacgcctctcgggcattcaagtgcagctcctatctctttgaatggggaaacatcaaattctccaaagctatttgccaagctttcgattaaatttcatatttgaaatcaccaatgaattctgacaacaactgtctcataatttttttttcccaaatgctcaaatcatgacaaaaaaaggctggatcaagctaatgcgcgtctcttgtgcctcatttcggaggcgcgggtctgactgtttctatagaaaccagtgcttct includes the following:
- the LOC125263475 gene encoding stonustoxin subunit beta-like; the encoded protein is MTPGLHKYACDLTLDPNTVNPELVLSEENRKVTRVGQYQSYPDHPERFDVWEQVLCGETLTGRCYWEAEWSGDAEISVAYKGIKRKGGSDCVFGLNEKSWSLICSDHRFTVRHNKKETVVSSSSVSKRAGMFVDVSAGTLSFYSVSDTHTLTHLHTFTHTFTDQPLCAGFMVYYSDSSVSLCHIKQH